One Methanothermobacter tenebrarum DNA segment encodes these proteins:
- a CDS encoding ATPase domain-containing protein, producing the protein MGELEKLQRISTGIKDLDEILGGFPVGRSILITGDAGSGKTIMSLQFAIKSAENGLRTVYITTEEDETDLNFQCNSFGWNIAPLIEDGRLKIMSLAATRAIITEAEIKIGIESINQDIERLLEEVPPDTRVLIIDNLGSHTGNLTPYEFRNRFDFFVYKLKERNITSLIILDSATAREFNEIALFSVYGAINLIKRENPYTGRRERVMDIVKMRSTRTPVDFIPYRIGENGIEIIEKVKYE; encoded by the coding sequence TTGGGAGAACTTGAAAAACTTCAGAGAATAAGTACAGGTATAAAAGACTTGGATGAGATATTGGGGGGATTCCCAGTAGGCCGTAGCATACTCATAACAGGTGATGCTGGCTCTGGCAAAACGATAATGAGCTTGCAATTCGCTATAAAAAGTGCAGAGAATGGTCTCAGGACAGTCTATATCACAACAGAAGAGGATGAAACCGACCTCAATTTCCAGTGTAATTCCTTTGGCTGGAACATAGCACCATTAATCGAAGATGGTAGACTGAAGATAATGAGCCTCGCCGCTACAAGGGCCATAATTACAGAAGCCGAGATAAAAATTGGTATCGAGTCGATTAATCAAGACATTGAAAGACTCCTAGAAGAGGTTCCACCAGATACTAGAGTGCTTATCATAGACAATCTTGGAAGCCACACTGGCAATTTAACACCCTATGAGTTCAGGAATAGATTCGATTTCTTCGTATATAAATTGAAAGAAAGGAATATAACGAGTCTAATAATACTTGATAGCGCAACAGCCAGAGAATTTAATGAGATAGCATTATTCTCAGTCTATGGTGCTATAAACCTCATAAAGAGGGAGAACCCCTACACTGGGAGAAGAGAGAGGGTCATGGACATTGTTAAAATGCGTAGTACAAGAACCCCAGTCGACTTCATACCCTATAGGATAGGTGAAAATGGGATTGAAATAATAGAAAAAGTAAAATACGAATAA
- a CDS encoding 4-phosphopantoate--beta-alanine ligase codes for MVEKGHPRYKSLKLREKILEAYHKGVLADAGIIAHGRGEAFDYLIGEKTRKPAARAIKAAAALLLLAKNPVLSVNGNTAALVPEEIVELARLLNAKIEINLFHRTPKRVKLIEKILKEAGAEEVLGTEDEKLKHLKGIKSPRATASPRGIYIADVVLVPLEDGDRAEVLKKAGKAIITVDLNPLSRTSQKADISITDNIVRAIPLLIKYVKKLKDYKKDELKKILEGFNNKKNLEYMLRLIDLQRMRKL; via the coding sequence ATGGTTGAGAAGGGGCATCCACGTTATAAATCATTGAAGTTGCGGGAAAAGATCCTAGAAGCCTACCATAAAGGAGTGCTCGCAGATGCTGGTATCATAGCCCATGGTAGAGGAGAAGCCTTCGATTATCTTATAGGTGAAAAAACGAGAAAACCAGCAGCCCGGGCCATTAAAGCAGCCGCAGCACTATTATTACTGGCCAAGAATCCTGTACTGTCAGTGAATGGTAATACAGCTGCTCTTGTCCCAGAGGAGATAGTTGAACTTGCAAGACTATTAAATGCAAAAATAGAGATAAACCTTTTCCACAGAACACCCAAGAGGGTTAAACTCATAGAAAAAATACTCAAAGAGGCCGGTGCAGAAGAAGTGCTCGGAACAGAGGACGAAAAACTTAAACATCTCAAAGGCATAAAGAGTCCAAGGGCCACAGCAAGTCCAAGGGGCATATACATTGCAGATGTCGTCCTAGTACCATTAGAGGATGGGGACCGGGCAGAGGTGCTTAAAAAAGCCGGTAAAGCCATTATAACCGTGGATCTCAACCCTCTATCAAGAACATCCCAGAAGGCTGATATAAGCATCACAGATAACATAGTAAGGGCCATCCCCCTCCTCATAAAATACGTGAAAAAATTAAAAGATTACAAAAAGGATGAACTAAAAAAGATCCTAGAAGGATTCAACAATAAAAAGAACTTGGAATATATGCTACGTTTAATAGACCTTCAAAGGATGCGAAAACTTTAA
- a CDS encoding class III signal peptide-containing protein encodes MREYKGQISAEFVLLTGFILVVAIIIASQAGSSLELDQVMSAAKTGTIEATNDLAYNGTGNLIRFQNITFKDGKITITVYSKKRLTYNEMNYIKGKVLESIGETIGKQVTGDLVKGRYNYTVEVVNVT; translated from the coding sequence ATGAGGGAATATAAAGGGCAAATATCGGCCGAATTCGTCCTATTAACAGGATTCATATTAGTAGTTGCTATAATCATAGCATCCCAGGCCGGCAGCAGCCTAGAACTTGACCAGGTTATGAGCGCAGCGAAAACAGGGACCATAGAAGCCACAAACGACCTAGCATACAATGGAACAGGTAATCTCATAAGATTCCAGAACATAACATTCAAGGATGGTAAAATTACAATCACGGTATACAGCAAGAAGAGATTAACATACAATGAAATGAATTATATCAAAGGGAAGGTCCTAGAATCCATAGGGGAAACGATAGGCAAGCAAGTGACAGGAGATCTTGTGAAAGGTAGATACAACTACACAGTAGAGGTGGTGAACGTCACATGA
- a CDS encoding GMP synthase subunit A, which produces MIFIVNNHGQYNHRIYRTLRYLNIPAKMIPNNIPVDVLLEHEPTGIIIGGGPSLEEAGNSIEYIMKIRVPILGICLGHQLMALAFNGSVGSAEAEEYAQIEIEILDEDDIFKGLGPYMSVWASHKDEVKVLPEDFKVLARSSICEIEAMKHVKRPLYGVQFHPEVYHTPEGPRIFENFYKVCEGVE; this is translated from the coding sequence ATGATATTCATTGTGAATAACCATGGACAATATAATCATAGGATCTATAGGACGCTACGATACCTTAATATACCCGCGAAGATGATACCTAATAATATCCCAGTTGACGTCCTCCTAGAGCATGAACCCACAGGGATTATAATAGGTGGGGGACCTTCATTAGAGGAGGCTGGCAATTCCATAGAGTATATAATGAAGATCAGGGTGCCCATACTCGGCATATGCCTCGGACATCAACTCATGGCCTTGGCATTCAATGGTAGTGTTGGTAGTGCGGAAGCCGAGGAGTATGCCCAGATAGAAATAGAAATACTAGACGAGGATGACATATTCAAGGGCCTCGGACCCTATATGAGTGTATGGGCTTCTCACAAGGACGAGGTGAAGGTTTTACCAGAGGACTTTAAGGTCCTTGCAAGGTCAAGTATATGTGAGATAGAAGCCATGAAACATGTTAAAAGGCCACTTTATGGTGTGCAGTTTCATCCTGAAGTCTATCACACACCAGAGGGTCCTAGGATATTCGAAAACTTTTATAAAGTATGCGAGGGCGTGGAATAA
- a CDS encoding M42 family metallopeptidase — protein sequence MFDLMKRLSEANGISGFEDEIREIMKDELEERVDNIEEDNLGNLIMVKEGDPEAPSIMLAAHMDEIGLMVRYIDKKGFIKFSKIGGINDQMLLNQQVEIHGKKGPVTGVIGSKPPHRMKPKERKKVTSYEKMFIDIGAASREDAEELVRVGDPVTFKAPFNELPNRLFTGKALDNRIGCLILVEVLKAAETRATIYGVGTVQEEVGLKGARTSAFKLNPDMALAVDVTIAGDHPGMEEEDAPAKLGKGPAIILTDASGKGIITHKKIRDWLLSTAREENIPVQLEVSEGGTTDATAIHLTRAGIPAGVVSVPTRYIHTPVGVASMDDIKNCVRLILKALERL from the coding sequence ATGTTTGATTTGATGAAGCGTTTATCAGAAGCCAATGGCATATCAGGTTTCGAAGATGAGATAAGAGAGATAATGAAAGATGAACTAGAAGAGCGCGTAGATAATATAGAAGAGGACAACCTCGGAAACCTTATAATGGTCAAAGAAGGAGACCCTGAAGCTCCTAGTATAATGTTAGCAGCTCATATGGATGAGATAGGCCTCATGGTACGCTACATTGACAAGAAGGGTTTCATAAAATTTTCAAAGATTGGTGGGATAAACGATCAGATGCTCCTCAACCAACAAGTAGAAATCCATGGGAAAAAGGGTCCAGTAACAGGGGTTATAGGTTCAAAGCCACCCCATAGGATGAAACCAAAGGAGAGAAAAAAGGTTACAAGTTATGAGAAAATGTTCATAGACATAGGGGCGGCCTCGAGAGAAGATGCAGAAGAACTCGTAAGGGTGGGGGACCCTGTAACATTCAAAGCACCATTCAATGAACTCCCAAACAGACTATTCACTGGTAAAGCCCTTGACAATAGGATAGGCTGCCTCATACTAGTAGAGGTGCTAAAGGCTGCTGAAACCCGGGCAACAATATATGGTGTTGGCACAGTCCAAGAAGAGGTAGGCCTTAAAGGTGCGAGAACATCGGCATTTAAATTGAATCCTGACATGGCCTTGGCAGTTGATGTTACAATAGCAGGGGATCATCCTGGCATGGAAGAGGAGGATGCGCCGGCCAAGCTAGGTAAGGGGCCGGCGATAATCTTGACTGATGCGAGTGGTAAGGGTATAATAACCCATAAGAAGATCAGGGATTGGCTTCTTTCAACTGCAAGGGAGGAGAATATACCTGTGCAGTTGGAGGTGAGTGAGGGTGGTACGACAGACGCAACAGCGATACATTTGACTCGTGCGGGTATACCAGCTGGTGTTGTCTCAGTACCTACAAGGTATATTCACACACCAGTTGGTGTTGCGAGCATGGATGATATTAAAAATTGTGTTAGGCTCATCTTAAAGGCCCTTGAACGCCTATAG
- a CDS encoding TIGR00289 family protein, with amino-acid sequence MDAAVLYSGGKDSTMALYKAMEHDNVRYLVSMVSDNPYSYMFHVPNIKWTRLSSKAIGIPLIEGVTSGIKEEELGDLKKLLKVLVERGVEVLYSGAIASDYQRSRIDKLCREVGLVSKTPLWHANPWEYMMEILNLGFKVIVTAVAAEGLDSSWLGREIDYKMLTELKDLNERYGVHLAFEGGEAETFVLDGPIFKKRIEILEFEKKWFNDSGILEIKDAILVDKG; translated from the coding sequence TTGGATGCTGCAGTACTCTATTCTGGTGGCAAGGATAGTACAATGGCACTCTACAAGGCCATGGAACATGACAATGTAAGGTATCTGGTGTCTATGGTTTCAGATAACCCATATTCGTACATGTTCCATGTCCCTAATATAAAGTGGACGCGTTTATCCTCCAAGGCTATTGGCATACCATTAATCGAGGGCGTGACGAGTGGAATAAAAGAAGAAGAGCTCGGGGATCTTAAGAAGCTTTTAAAGGTGCTTGTTGAACGCGGAGTCGAAGTGTTATATTCTGGAGCTATTGCCTCCGATTACCAGCGGTCAAGGATCGACAAACTCTGCCGGGAGGTTGGACTCGTTTCAAAAACGCCACTCTGGCATGCTAATCCTTGGGAGTATATGATGGAAATCCTAAATTTGGGGTTTAAAGTTATAGTGACTGCAGTTGCAGCTGAAGGCCTTGACAGTTCTTGGCTTGGACGTGAAATAGACTATAAGATGCTCACAGAATTAAAGGATTTGAATGAGAGGTATGGTGTACATTTAGCATTTGAGGGTGGTGAAGCCGAGACATTCGTCCTTGACGGGCCAATATTCAAAAAAAGGATAGAAATCCTTGAGTTTGAGAAGAAGTGGTTCAATGACAGTGGCATTTTAGAGATAAAAGATGCTATACTCGTGGATAAGGGCTAG
- the trm14 gene encoding tRNA (guanine(6)-N2)-methyltransferase produces MEVYATTHKGLERITAEEIQELGGKIEKYGNGRVYFKCDERLIKKLNYHARTCERIIVLLKSAKITQLEDIYKEVKDIDFSFIRPSESFAVRSKRVGVHDFNSMDIARVAGDAIIKSYQSSRKKRLKVNLDSPDNIIRVELIHDLLLVGVDTTGDKGLHRRGYRVYQHPAPLNPTIAAALLRISNWRPEKILVDPMCGSGTILVEAALMGSNIPPGRIREGGKLTFNHKLKIIGIEKFRKHVKGCQETLSRLGIDFIKVIQGDAEHLDKYVQEADLIVTNPPYGIRVGRKSIIKKLYHNLLRTAKNILTENGSITLLTPQEKILKSTATKLDYKWTETPIVYGNLPVKIFKLTQEGRTWP; encoded by the coding sequence ATGGAAGTATACGCCACGACACACAAGGGATTAGAAAGGATAACAGCAGAGGAAATCCAAGAACTCGGGGGTAAAATAGAAAAATATGGCAATGGTAGAGTCTATTTTAAGTGCGATGAAAGGTTAATCAAAAAGTTAAATTACCATGCACGCACTTGTGAAAGAATCATAGTACTACTCAAATCCGCGAAGATCACACAACTTGAAGATATCTACAAGGAAGTTAAAGACATTGATTTCTCATTTATAAGGCCAAGTGAAAGTTTCGCTGTAAGATCGAAGAGGGTGGGCGTCCACGATTTCAATTCTATGGACATTGCAAGGGTAGCTGGTGACGCTATCATAAAAAGCTACCAATCTTCCAGGAAAAAACGCCTCAAAGTAAACCTAGACTCCCCTGATAATATAATTAGGGTTGAACTAATCCACGACCTTCTACTAGTAGGCGTTGACACCACTGGGGACAAGGGCCTTCATAGGAGGGGCTACCGGGTATACCAACACCCAGCACCACTCAACCCGACAATAGCAGCCGCACTCCTCAGAATCTCCAATTGGAGGCCGGAGAAGATACTAGTAGATCCCATGTGCGGCAGTGGGACGATACTAGTCGAAGCAGCCCTCATGGGAAGCAACATCCCCCCAGGCCGCATCAGGGAGGGTGGAAAACTCACATTCAACCATAAACTTAAAATTATAGGCATTGAAAAGTTCAGAAAACACGTTAAAGGCTGCCAGGAGACACTATCAAGACTTGGAATAGATTTCATCAAAGTCATACAAGGTGACGCAGAACACCTAGACAAGTATGTCCAAGAGGCTGATCTTATCGTTACAAATCCACCATATGGTATCAGAGTCGGGAGAAAATCTATTATTAAAAAACTCTACCATAACCTCCTCAGAACCGCGAAGAACATACTCACAGAAAATGGGAGTATAACACTCCTAACACCGCAAGAAAAAATCCTAAAAAGTACAGCTACAAAACTAGATTACAAATGGACTGAAACCCCAATAGTCTATGGTAACCTTCCAGTGAAAATATTCAAATTAACCCAGGAGGGGAGGACTTGGCCATAA
- a CDS encoding methanogen output domain 1-containing protein, which produces MAIKLLVVEDESIVALDIKHRAELLGYKVVGIASSGEEALKLTREKKPDIVLMDIVLKGEMDGIEAAEIIKREYDIPVVYLTAHSDKETLERAKLTEPFGYIIKPFEDRELHSVIEVAIYKHMMDSKLKMSEKRYRKLAESSPDPIILLDKAERIMFLNNAFERITGFPRKECYKRHVKILEEIGIITGGEFKKFINKLIKPFKDRLDNPVQVKIKDKDGKEHYLELYASTIKNNGENFIQIIGHDITAKMEANKRRLKLIREKTRRELYGFLLSAIPVFASTVPPQLRNIIIKNFGDKFEKNLKPSFNEHMKRKGLLSQIKTGKIEDAKKIFKAYISWLESFLKNLGIKTRTKEEEDHYKLEFVTFPWSDNTHINPIFSLMFRTILMRSFTWTKLKGNVIQTSKKKKMEFEFHI; this is translated from the coding sequence TTGGCCATAAAATTGTTAGTGGTTGAGGATGAGAGCATAGTAGCCCTTGACATTAAACATAGAGCAGAATTACTAGGCTATAAGGTTGTAGGTATAGCAAGTTCAGGGGAGGAAGCCCTGAAACTTACAAGGGAGAAGAAACCAGACATTGTCCTCATGGACATAGTGCTAAAAGGGGAGATGGATGGTATAGAAGCAGCGGAGATAATAAAAAGGGAGTATGATATTCCTGTAGTGTATCTCACAGCCCATTCTGATAAAGAAACCCTTGAAAGGGCAAAACTGACAGAACCATTCGGTTACATTATAAAACCCTTCGAGGACCGGGAACTACACAGTGTAATTGAAGTGGCCATCTACAAGCATATGATGGATTCAAAACTCAAGATGAGCGAGAAAAGGTACCGTAAATTGGCAGAATCTTCCCCAGATCCGATCATACTCTTGGACAAGGCTGAAAGGATAATGTTCCTCAATAATGCCTTTGAAAGGATTACAGGGTTCCCCAGGAAAGAATGTTATAAGAGGCATGTGAAGATCCTCGAAGAAATAGGTATTATCACCGGGGGAGAATTCAAGAAGTTCATAAACAAACTTATAAAACCATTCAAAGACCGTCTAGATAATCCAGTACAAGTAAAAATAAAAGACAAGGATGGGAAAGAACACTACCTTGAATTATATGCTTCCACAATAAAAAATAATGGGGAAAATTTTATACAAATCATAGGACATGATATAACAGCAAAAATGGAAGCCAATAAAAGAAGATTAAAGTTGATCAGGGAAAAAACAAGAAGAGAATTATATGGTTTCCTCCTATCAGCCATCCCAGTATTCGCATCAACAGTTCCCCCACAGCTAAGAAATATTATAATAAAAAATTTCGGGGACAAATTCGAAAAAAACCTCAAACCCTCATTCAATGAACACATGAAAAGAAAGGGTTTACTATCCCAGATCAAAACAGGGAAAATAGAAGACGCCAAGAAAATCTTCAAAGCCTATATATCATGGTTAGAATCATTCCTAAAAAACCTTGGAATAAAAACAAGAACAAAAGAAGAGGAAGACCATTACAAATTAGAGTTTGTAACATTCCCTTGGAGCGATAATACCCATATAAATCCCATCTTTTCCCTCATGTTCAGGACAATACTCATGAGAAGTTTCACATGGACAAAACTCAAAGGTAATGTAATACAAACATCCAAGAAGAAAAAAATGGAATTCGAATTCCACATATAA
- a CDS encoding prepilin peptidase — protein MYPILPVLVALLASLYAAYSDLKRGIIPNRLTFPLIGLGILLDAIFSYNMGDPLFFAFALIFTGMIFMICYIF, from the coding sequence ATGTATCCAATTTTACCGGTTTTAGTAGCATTGTTAGCTAGTCTATACGCCGCATATAGTGACCTCAAGAGAGGTATAATCCCTAATAGGTTAACATTCCCACTTATAGGCCTTGGCATACTACTAGATGCCATATTTTCCTATAATATGGGAGATCCTCTCTTTTTTGCTTTTGCACTTATATTCACTGGTATGATATTCATGATCTGTTATATTTTTTGA
- a CDS encoding AAA family ATPase produces the protein MKIIGLAGMPGSGKGVVSSIAEEMGYHIIRMGDIIREEAKKRGEDPGKTAVRLRKEHGEYIIAEKCIPKIENIKNGKILIEGIRSPHEVEIFKKHYKGFKVISIFSTQRTRFKRLRKRGRKDDTKNYKKFVERDQRELGFGLGDVIATSDYIIINEGPLQKFKENTKKLLKKITRNC, from the coding sequence ATGAAAATCATAGGATTAGCTGGGATGCCAGGATCCGGTAAAGGAGTAGTATCAAGTATTGCAGAGGAGATGGGCTACCATATAATACGGATGGGTGACATCATAAGAGAAGAGGCGAAGAAAAGAGGCGAAGACCCAGGCAAGACAGCAGTACGCCTAAGAAAAGAACATGGAGAATATATAATAGCGGAAAAATGCATCCCCAAAATAGAAAATATCAAAAACGGGAAAATCCTAATAGAAGGTATAAGAAGCCCCCATGAAGTTGAAATATTCAAAAAACACTACAAGGGATTCAAAGTAATATCAATATTCTCAACCCAAAGGACAAGATTCAAACGCCTCCGAAAAAGGGGTAGAAAAGATGATACAAAAAACTACAAAAAATTCGTAGAAAGAGACCAAAGAGAACTAGGATTCGGCCTCGGAGACGTTATAGCAACATCAGATTATATTATCATAAATGAAGGCCCACTACAGAAATTCAAAGAAAACACGAAAAAATTATTAAAGAAGATTACAAGAAACTGTTAA
- a CDS encoding RNA-binding domain-containing protein → MECEVKIKTRINATENPRKVLESVLNIFPKIEIKETDNLIQGGGGIEVLEELRESLEERRIRSTARKILYENRIGLKTTFYLNKQAAFIGKVNILEEEISPLGDIKVELISENLKEVIDWLAPKIEDEPQSN, encoded by the coding sequence ATGGAATGTGAAGTTAAAATCAAAACCCGGATAAACGCAACAGAAAACCCCAGGAAAGTACTAGAAAGCGTGCTTAACATATTCCCTAAGATAGAAATCAAAGAAACAGACAACTTAATCCAAGGCGGAGGTGGAATAGAAGTCCTAGAAGAACTCAGAGAATCACTAGAGGAGAGGAGAATCCGCTCAACAGCAAGAAAAATATTATACGAAAACCGTATAGGCCTAAAAACAACATTCTACCTCAACAAGCAGGCTGCGTTCATAGGAAAAGTTAACATATTAGAAGAGGAAATATCACCTCTCGGTGATATAAAAGTAGAACTCATATCAGAGAACCTAAAAGAGGTTATAGACTGGCTAGCACCCAAAATTGAAGACGAACCCCAATCAAACTAG
- a CDS encoding A24 family peptidase C-terminal domain-containing protein: MGAWAGGDVKLFTGLAALLPFQPSLLRYSIHGVPFPIIASYPFPLTLIINSILGMLPFLIIFVFYIGLKQKKHLIEELLKPIKDYKNSLILSLIITSAITLTLMITSILQFQIIILTLIVIYILTMMISKLPMKPKIAIIAIITLYSIYQNPKLTITGILILWASIILLQVIRKLLGKVAREALQDEIKIEDLKEGMILAYKLYKKDGQYYFDDKSFLEKLKEAAKTGTLQSPGELVLASMAAGLTKKDIKLLVELSKTGKIPGKVRIKRGVPFAPAIFIGLLLSLFIGDLAMLLLKVLSIIRGIS, translated from the coding sequence TTGGGTGCCTGGGCTGGTGGCGACGTTAAATTATTCACGGGCCTTGCCGCGCTTTTACCATTCCAACCATCCTTGTTACGATATTCTATCCATGGGGTGCCATTTCCTATCATAGCATCATATCCATTCCCCCTAACATTAATAATTAACAGTATATTGGGCATGCTCCCATTCCTCATCATCTTTGTCTTTTATATCGGATTAAAACAAAAAAAGCATCTGATAGAAGAGCTTCTAAAACCTATAAAAGACTATAAGAACAGTCTAATCCTCTCCCTCATAATAACATCGGCCATAACCTTGACATTGATGATAACATCCATTCTACAATTTCAGATCATCATATTAACCTTGATAGTAATCTATATTCTTACAATGATGATATCTAAGCTACCAATGAAACCAAAAATTGCTATAATAGCCATCATAACATTATATTCCATATATCAGAACCCAAAGTTGACAATAACCGGGATACTGATCCTATGGGCTTCCATAATCCTACTACAAGTTATAAGGAAACTTTTAGGGAAAGTGGCCAGAGAAGCCCTACAAGATGAAATAAAAATAGAGGACCTCAAAGAGGGTATGATACTAGCTTATAAACTTTATAAAAAAGACGGGCAATATTATTTTGATGATAAAAGTTTCCTAGAAAAATTAAAAGAGGCTGCGAAAACCGGAACCCTCCAAAGCCCGGGGGAACTCGTATTAGCATCCATGGCCGCAGGCCTCACAAAAAAGGATATAAAACTCTTAGTTGAACTTTCAAAGACTGGGAAGATCCCAGGGAAGGTTAGGATAAAGAGGGGTGTTCCATTCGCCCCTGCGATATTCATAGGCTTGCTATTATCTCTATTTATAGGGGATCTTGCAATGTTACTCTTAAAGGTCCTTAGCATTATAAGGGGGATAAGCTAA
- a CDS encoding DUF2101 family protein: MLGTLVLELVKLPERIKSGNVKEKVSGIKLGLERASKSQVTSEKGEENISGDVFFDPGEKENAVLKLQVSAAAFIITSILYAFNILSLFIFLPVSIILILLVAYILYYQIKIMYPDDFQAYRDFFLMYIAVGFLIIIVANNPLIYSLFSFTLLPSLGVLIFALVAVAAIFIIFRVRYYRDYTFGEVIEVGENTSQVRVDYDIRANVKPDIYIVENNDFKVKEHDIVKLSIESSLFRESKPKKIIGKE, encoded by the coding sequence TTGTTAGGCACCCTTGTCCTAGAACTTGTAAAACTCCCCGAGAGGATAAAATCAGGGAATGTTAAAGAGAAGGTCTCCGGGATAAAACTTGGATTGGAAAGAGCATCCAAAAGTCAAGTGACAAGTGAAAAGGGTGAGGAGAATATTAGTGGGGATGTTTTTTTTGACCCTGGTGAAAAGGAGAATGCTGTTTTGAAGCTTCAGGTATCCGCGGCAGCATTCATTATCACATCAATATTATACGCCTTTAATATTCTTTCACTTTTCATATTCCTTCCTGTTAGCATAATCCTCATACTATTGGTGGCATATATCTTATATTATCAGATTAAGATAATGTATCCTGATGATTTTCAGGCCTATCGAGACTTTTTTTTAATGTATATTGCAGTAGGCTTCTTGATAATTATAGTTGCGAACAATCCCCTTATTTATAGTCTGTTCTCATTCACATTATTGCCTTCGCTTGGAGTGTTAATATTTGCATTGGTCGCTGTTGCAGCCATTTTCATAATATTCAGGGTAAGATATTACAGGGATTATACCTTCGGCGAGGTTATAGAAGTTGGTGAAAACACGTCACAGGTAAGGGTAGACTATGATATAAGAGCTAATGTAAAACCCGACATTTACATTGTGGAAAACAACGACTTCAAGGTCAAGGAACACGACATAGTGAAATTATCAATCGAAAGTTCACTATTCAGGGAAAGTAAGCCTAAAAAGATAATAGGAAAAGAATAA